A genomic region of Pseudoxanthomonas suwonensis contains the following coding sequences:
- a CDS encoding MFS transporter, whose product MSVEAAAGIPASRPGGRYRWRVCAMLLAATTINYIDRQVLGVLAPFLQDEIGWNEIQYGYIVTAFQAAYAIGLLCAGAIIDKLGTRIGYAIAIAVWSVAAMSHALAATVVGFILARFFLGLGEAGNFPAAIKTVAEWFPRRERAFATGIFNSGSNIGAIVAPLMVPIVAVAWGWQAAFLVTGVLSATWLATWLLWYRAPEQQPRLSSSELQWIRSDPPETAVRVPWARIVRFRQAWAFVAAKFLTDPIWWFFLFWLPKFLHSEYGLTLTGLGLPLVVIFVMADVGSIAGGWLAGRFIKLGWSVNRARKGAMLVCALCVVPIVFAVRADNLWVAVALIGLATAGHQGWSANVFTLTSDMFPRHAVGSVVGMGGFAGAVGGMMIATFVGFLLHTTGSYVPVFLMAGSAYLVALLVVHLLAPRLEPARLETIPQERPAA is encoded by the coding sequence ATGAGCGTGGAAGCCGCCGCCGGCATACCGGCAAGCCGTCCGGGCGGGCGCTACCGCTGGCGCGTCTGCGCGATGCTGCTGGCCGCCACCACCATCAACTACATCGACCGGCAGGTGCTGGGCGTGCTGGCGCCGTTCCTGCAGGACGAGATCGGCTGGAACGAGATCCAGTACGGCTACATCGTCACCGCGTTCCAGGCCGCCTACGCGATCGGCCTGCTGTGCGCCGGCGCGATCATCGACAAGCTCGGCACCCGCATCGGCTACGCGATCGCCATCGCCGTGTGGAGCGTGGCGGCGATGAGCCATGCGCTGGCGGCCACCGTCGTCGGCTTCATCCTCGCCCGCTTCTTCCTCGGCCTGGGCGAGGCCGGCAACTTCCCGGCGGCGATCAAGACCGTGGCCGAGTGGTTCCCGCGCCGCGAACGCGCGTTCGCCACGGGCATCTTCAACTCCGGCTCCAACATCGGCGCGATCGTGGCCCCGCTGATGGTGCCGATCGTGGCCGTGGCCTGGGGCTGGCAGGCCGCGTTCCTGGTCACCGGCGTGCTCAGCGCCACGTGGCTGGCGACCTGGCTGCTGTGGTACCGCGCGCCGGAGCAGCAGCCGCGCCTGTCTTCGAGCGAACTGCAGTGGATCCGCAGCGACCCGCCCGAGACGGCGGTGCGCGTGCCATGGGCGCGGATCGTGCGCTTCCGCCAGGCCTGGGCGTTCGTCGCCGCCAAGTTCCTCACCGATCCGATCTGGTGGTTCTTCCTGTTCTGGCTGCCGAAGTTCCTGCACTCCGAGTACGGCCTGACCCTGACCGGGCTGGGCCTGCCGCTGGTCGTGATCTTCGTGATGGCCGACGTCGGCAGTATCGCCGGTGGCTGGCTGGCCGGCCGCTTCATCAAGCTCGGCTGGAGCGTGAACCGCGCGCGCAAGGGCGCCATGCTGGTGTGCGCGCTGTGCGTGGTGCCGATCGTCTTCGCCGTCCGCGCCGACAACCTGTGGGTCGCGGTGGCGCTGATCGGCCTGGCCACCGCCGGCCACCAGGGCTGGTCGGCCAACGTGTTCACCCTGACCTCGGACATGTTCCCGCGCCACGCGGTCGGCTCGGTGGTGGGCATGGGCGGCTTCGCCGGCGCGGTGGGCGGCATGATGATCGCCACCTTCGTCGGCTTCCTGCTGCACACCACCGGCAGCTACGTGCCGGTGTTCCTGATGGCCGGTTCGGCCTACCTGGTCGCGCTGCTGGTGGTGCATCTGCTCGCGCCGCGGCTGGAACCGGCACGGCTGGAAACCATTCCGCAGGAGCGGCCGGCCGCCTGA
- a CDS encoding glycosyl hydrolase 115 family protein, translating into MTRPVLALLLCVLVLPGAAHASTDCRAPAAVCEARIAGGLALIERGTPLPVLVEEDDFAAVRHAAEALRGDLAAVAGKPAVGSAAPRMAVIAGTLGHSARIDRIVREKAIDTTGVAGTWEAYLLQVVEKPEPGIDRALLVVGADRRGTAFGLYEISRRAGVSPWTWWADVPPPRHSSLYVAPGRFVDAPKVKYRGIFINDEDPALGGWLKAHYGGVADHRFYERVFQLLLRHKANYLWPAMWLPRAFYDDDALNAATADEYGIVIATTHHEPMMRAHDEWNRYGKGPWDYTRNAETLQAFWRGGIERLQGREAVVTLGMRGDGDEAMAEGTATALLERIVADQRRIIAEVTGKPAEQTPQVWALYKEVQDYFDAGMRVPDDVILLFADDNWGNIRRLPDPASRRPGGYGVYYHFDYVGGPRNYKWINSTQVERAWEQMRLAWAHGVERLWVVNVGDIKPMELPISAFLDQAWDPDAADLDWIGRYPVAWAAEQFGPQHAKAIGEILTRYTQYNARRKPELISPDTWSLIHEREAERVLAGWDALVERTLETGRRIPAGHRDAWYQLVEYPVLASANLNHLHVAVARNRLYAAQGRASANAWADKARELFARDAELQRVYEQDIAGGKWTSMMAQPRIGYTHWQSPQRNVLPYLSRVDVPEKGVLGVAVEGDARAFPYPLHGPRLPELDPVAAPTREVVVFNRGRQPIGFTAGSRTPWLKVSPASTEVSDAVPLGITVDWNALPEGRHEGQIQIRGKDWTEVTVTVPVHKPPAHRGARGFVEGNGVVAIEAQHYSRAVAPAGGQWQVVPHLGRTLSGVTAWPATGAPATPGGGSAHLEYPLVMDDEGEVEVRVVMSPTLDIHHRGGLRYAVSIGDEAPQAGSMRLDPTPGDRDFRAWEAAVIDNSHASVSRHRVRAGANTLKLWLVDPGLVFQRIEVVRRPLPPTTLGPVESTRR; encoded by the coding sequence ATGACCCGACCTGTCCTTGCCCTGCTGCTGTGTGTCCTCGTCCTGCCGGGTGCGGCGCACGCCAGCACTGACTGCCGCGCGCCGGCAGCCGTCTGCGAGGCCCGCATCGCGGGTGGCCTGGCCCTGATCGAGCGCGGCACACCGCTGCCGGTGCTGGTGGAGGAAGACGACTTCGCCGCCGTGCGGCACGCCGCCGAGGCATTGCGCGGCGACCTGGCCGCCGTCGCCGGCAAGCCCGCGGTCGGCTCGGCGGCACCGCGCATGGCGGTCATCGCCGGCACCCTGGGCCACAGCGCGCGCATCGACCGGATCGTGCGCGAAAAGGCGATCGACACCACCGGCGTGGCCGGCACCTGGGAGGCCTATCTGCTGCAGGTGGTCGAAAAGCCCGAACCGGGCATCGACCGCGCCCTGCTGGTGGTCGGTGCCGACCGCCGCGGCACCGCCTTCGGCCTGTACGAGATCTCGCGCCGGGCCGGCGTCTCGCCCTGGACCTGGTGGGCCGACGTGCCGCCGCCGCGGCATTCCAGCCTGTACGTGGCGCCGGGGCGCTTCGTCGATGCGCCGAAGGTGAAGTACCGCGGCATCTTCATCAACGACGAGGACCCGGCCCTCGGCGGCTGGCTCAAGGCCCACTACGGCGGCGTCGCCGACCACCGCTTCTACGAGCGCGTGTTCCAGCTGTTGCTGCGCCACAAGGCCAACTACCTGTGGCCGGCGATGTGGCTTCCGCGCGCGTTCTACGACGACGATGCACTCAACGCGGCCACCGCCGACGAGTACGGCATCGTCATCGCCACCACCCACCACGAGCCGATGATGCGCGCCCACGACGAGTGGAACCGCTACGGCAAGGGCCCATGGGACTACACCCGCAACGCAGAAACGCTGCAGGCGTTCTGGCGCGGCGGCATCGAGCGCCTGCAGGGGCGCGAGGCGGTGGTGACCCTGGGCATGCGCGGCGACGGCGACGAGGCGATGGCCGAGGGCACCGCGACCGCGCTGCTGGAGCGGATCGTCGCCGACCAGCGGCGGATCATCGCCGAGGTCACCGGCAAGCCGGCCGAGCAGACCCCGCAGGTGTGGGCGCTGTACAAGGAAGTGCAGGACTACTTCGACGCCGGCATGCGCGTGCCCGACGATGTCATCCTGCTGTTCGCCGACGACAACTGGGGCAACATCCGCCGCCTCCCCGACCCGGCCAGCCGGCGCCCGGGCGGCTACGGCGTGTACTACCACTTCGACTACGTCGGCGGACCGCGCAACTACAAGTGGATCAACTCCACCCAGGTCGAGCGCGCCTGGGAGCAGATGCGGCTGGCCTGGGCGCACGGCGTGGAGCGGCTGTGGGTGGTCAATGTCGGCGACATCAAGCCGATGGAACTGCCGATCAGCGCGTTCCTCGACCAGGCCTGGGACCCGGATGCGGCGGACCTGGACTGGATCGGCCGCTATCCGGTCGCCTGGGCCGCCGAGCAGTTCGGTCCGCAGCATGCCAAGGCCATCGGCGAGATCCTCACCCGCTACACCCAGTACAACGCGCGCCGCAAGCCGGAACTGATCTCGCCCGACACCTGGAGCCTGATCCACGAGCGCGAGGCCGAGCGCGTGCTGGCCGGCTGGGACGCGCTGGTCGAGCGCACGCTGGAGACCGGCCGGCGGATCCCCGCCGGCCACCGCGACGCCTGGTACCAGCTGGTCGAGTACCCGGTGCTGGCCAGCGCCAACCTCAACCACCTGCACGTGGCGGTGGCGCGCAACCGCCTGTACGCGGCACAGGGTCGGGCCTCGGCCAACGCCTGGGCGGACAAGGCGCGGGAGTTGTTCGCACGTGACGCCGAACTGCAGCGGGTGTACGAGCAGGACATCGCCGGCGGCAAGTGGACCAGCATGATGGCGCAGCCGCGGATCGGCTACACCCACTGGCAATCGCCGCAGCGCAACGTCCTTCCGTACCTGTCCAGGGTCGACGTGCCCGAGAAGGGCGTGCTCGGCGTGGCGGTCGAGGGCGACGCGCGCGCCTTCCCCTACCCGCTGCACGGACCGCGGCTGCCCGAGCTCGACCCGGTCGCAGCGCCCACGCGCGAGGTGGTGGTGTTCAACCGTGGCCGCCAGCCGATCGGCTTCACCGCCGGCAGCAGGACGCCGTGGCTGAAGGTCTCGCCGGCGTCCACCGAGGTCAGCGACGCGGTGCCGCTGGGCATCACGGTCGACTGGAACGCGCTGCCCGAGGGCCGGCATGAGGGCCAGATCCAGATACGCGGCAAGGACTGGACCGAGGTCACCGTCACCGTGCCGGTACACAAGCCGCCGGCGCACCGCGGTGCCCGCGGCTTCGTCGAAGGCAATGGCGTGGTCGCCATCGAGGCGCAGCACTACAGCCGCGCCGTGGCCCCGGCCGGTGGCCAGTGGCAGGTGGTCCCGCACCTGGGCCGCACCCTGTCCGGCGTGACCGCATGGCCGGCCACCGGCGCACCGGCAACGCCCGGCGGCGGGAGCGCGCATCTGGAATACCCGCTGGTGATGGACGATGAAGGCGAAGTCGAGGTACGCGTGGTGATGTCGCCGACGCTGGACATCCACCACCGCGGCGGCCTGCGCTACGCCGTCTCCATCGGCGACGAAGCGCCGCAGGCGGGCAGCATGCGCCTGGATCCGACCCCCGGCGATCGCGACTTCCGCGCCTGGGAAGCGGCGGTGATCGACAACTCGCATGCGTCCGTTTCGCGCCACCGGGTGCGCGCCGGCGCCAACACGCTCAAGCTGTGGCTGGTCGACCCGGGCCTGGTGTTCCAGCGCATCGAAGTCGTGCGCCGCCCGCTGCCGCCCACCACCCTCGGCCCGGTCGAAAGCACCCGTCGCTGA
- the uxaC gene encoding glucuronate isomerase, whose protein sequence is MNDAKPLALHPDRLFPSDPTQRMIARRLYLQVAGLPIVSPHGHTDPAWFAQDEAFANATELLLVPDHYVFRMLYSQGVPLDALGIPRADGSRAAVDPRAAWRTFADRFHLFRGTPSSMWLNHVFHDVFGLRVRLDAGTADEYYDTITAALQTPQFRPRALFERFGIEVIATTESPLDPLDHHAVIRASGWKGKVITAYRPDPVVDPEHEQFPDALRRFGEITGEDVHSWEGYLRAHRQRRAFFASMGATSSDHGHPTCATADLSPAEARVLFAKVVSGRSTPDEAELFRAQVLTEMAAMSLDDGLVMQIHPGCYRNHNRGLFERYGRDKGADIPLRTEYVHALKPLLDRFGNEPRFTLILFTLDESTYSRELGPLAGHYPCLFLGPAWWFHDAPEGMWRFREQTLATAGFYNTIGFNDDTRAFLSIPARHDVARRIDCAVLAKLVAEHRIDEDEATDVAIDLAYHLPKRAYRL, encoded by the coding sequence ATGAACGACGCCAAGCCCCTGGCACTGCACCCCGACCGCCTGTTCCCGTCCGATCCTACGCAACGGATGATCGCGCGCCGGCTGTACCTGCAGGTGGCCGGGCTGCCGATCGTCAGTCCGCACGGCCACACCGACCCGGCCTGGTTCGCGCAGGACGAGGCCTTCGCCAACGCCACCGAACTGTTGCTGGTGCCGGACCACTACGTGTTCCGCATGCTCTACAGCCAGGGCGTGCCGCTGGACGCGCTGGGCATCCCGCGCGCGGACGGTTCGCGCGCCGCGGTCGACCCGCGCGCGGCCTGGCGGACCTTCGCCGACCGCTTCCACCTGTTCCGCGGCACGCCGTCGTCGATGTGGCTCAACCATGTCTTCCACGACGTGTTCGGCCTGCGCGTGCGCCTGGACGCCGGCACCGCCGACGAGTACTACGACACCATCACCGCCGCGCTGCAAACCCCGCAGTTCCGCCCGCGCGCGCTGTTCGAGCGCTTCGGCATCGAGGTGATCGCCACCACCGAATCGCCGCTGGACCCGCTGGACCACCACGCGGTGATCCGCGCCAGCGGCTGGAAGGGCAAGGTCATCACCGCCTACCGGCCCGACCCGGTGGTCGATCCCGAGCACGAGCAGTTCCCCGATGCGTTGCGCCGCTTCGGCGAGATCACCGGCGAGGACGTGCACAGCTGGGAAGGCTACCTGCGCGCGCACCGCCAGCGCCGCGCATTCTTCGCCTCGATGGGTGCCACTTCCAGCGACCACGGCCACCCGACCTGCGCCACCGCCGACCTGTCGCCGGCCGAGGCGCGGGTGCTGTTCGCCAAGGTCGTGTCCGGGCGCTCCACCCCGGACGAGGCCGAGCTGTTCCGCGCCCAGGTGCTGACCGAGATGGCGGCGATGAGCCTGGACGACGGGCTGGTGATGCAGATCCACCCGGGCTGCTACCGCAACCACAACCGCGGGCTGTTCGAGCGCTACGGCCGCGACAAGGGCGCCGACATCCCGCTGCGCACCGAGTACGTGCACGCGCTCAAGCCGCTGCTGGACCGCTTCGGCAACGAGCCGCGCTTCACCCTGATCCTGTTCACCCTGGACGAGAGCACCTATTCGCGCGAGCTGGGCCCGCTGGCCGGGCACTACCCGTGCCTGTTCCTCGGCCCGGCCTGGTGGTTCCACGACGCGCCCGAGGGCATGTGGCGCTTCCGCGAGCAGACCCTGGCGACGGCCGGCTTCTACAACACCATCGGCTTCAACGACGATACCCGCGCGTTCCTGTCGATCCCGGCCCGGCACGACGTGGCCCGGCGCATCGACTGCGCGGTGCTGGCCAAGCTGGTGGCCGAGCACCGGATCGACGAGGACGAGGCCACCGACGTGGCCATCGACCTGGCCTACCACCTGCCCAAGCGTGCCTACCGGCTGTGA